The Mustela nigripes isolate SB6536 chromosome 4, MUSNIG.SB6536, whole genome shotgun sequence genome includes a window with the following:
- the HMX3 gene encoding homeobox protein HMX3, protein MPEPGPDAPGTASAQPPPPPPPPPPPPAPKESPFSIKNLLNGDHHRPPPKPQPPPRTLFAPASAAAAAAAAAAAAAKGALEGAAGFALSQVGDLAFPRFEIPAQRFALPAHYLERSPAWWYPYTLTPAGGHLSRPEASEKALLRDSSPASGTDRDSPEPLLKADPDHKELDSKSPDEIILEESDSEEGKKEGEAAAGAAEASVGAAAATPGAEDWKKGAESPEKKPACRKKKTRTVFSRSQVFQLESTFDMKRYLSSSERAGLAASLHLTETQVKIWFQNRRNKWKRQLAAELEAANLSHAAAQRIVRVPILYHENSAAEGAAAAAAGAPVPVSQPLLTFPHPVYYSHPVVSSVPLLRPV, encoded by the exons ATGCCGGAGCCCGGGCCGGACGCCCCTGGCACCGCTAGCGCGcagcccccgccgccgccgccgccgccgcccccaccTCCCGCGCCCAAGGAGTCCCCGTTCTCCATCAAGAACCTGCTCAACGGAGACCACCACCGGCCGCCCCCTAAGCCGCAGCCGCCCCCACGGACGCTCTTTGCGCCGGCCtccgccgctgctgccgccgccgctgccgccgccgctgcggCCAAGGGGGCTCTGGAGGGCGCGGCGGGCTTCGCGCTCTCGCAGGTGGGCGACCTGGCTTTCCCCCGCTTTGAGATCCCGGCGCAGAGGTTTGCCCTGCCCGCGCACTACCTGGAGCGCTCCCCGGCCTGGTGGTACCCCTACACCCTGACCCCCGCCGGCGGCCACCTCTCGAGACCTGAAG CTTCGGAGAAGGCCCTCCTGCGAGACTCCTCCCCCGCTTCGGGAACCGATCGCGACTCCCCCGAGCCGCTGCTCAAAGCCGACCCCGACCACAAGGAGCTGGACTCCAAGAGCCCGGACGAGATCATTCTGGAGGAGAGCGACTCGGAGGAAGGCAAGAAGGAGGGCGAGGCGGCGGCGGGAGCGGCCGAGGCGAGCgtgggggcggcggcggcgacgcCGGGCGCCGAGGACTGGAAGAAGGGCGCCGAGAGCCCGGAGAAGAAGCCCGCGTGCCGCAAAAAGAAGACGCGCACGGTCTTCTCGCGCAGCCAGGTCTTCCAGCTCGAGTCCACTTTCGACATGAAGCGCTACCTGAGCAGCTCGGAGCGCGCCGGCCTGGCCGCGTCGCTGCACCTCACCGAGACGCAGGTCAAGATCTGGTTCCAGAACCGCCGCAACAAGTGGAAGCGGCAGCTGGCGGCCGAGCTGGAGGCGGCCAACCTGAGCCACGCCGCGGCGCAGCGCATCGTGCGGGTGCCCATCCTCTACCACGAGAACTCGGCTGCCGAGGGCGCCGCGGCCGCGGCCGCGGGGGCCCCGGTGCCTGTCAGCCAGCCGCTGCTCACCTTCCCGCACCCCGTGTACTACTCGCACCCGGTGGTCTCCTCTGTGCCGCTGCTACGGCCGGTCTGA
- the HMX2 gene encoding homeobox protein HMX2, which yields MGSKEDAGKGCPAAGGVSSFTIQSILGGGPSEVPREPAGWPARKRSLSVSSEEEEPDDGWKAPACFCPDPHGPKEPGPKHHPPIPFPCLGTPKGSGGAGPASSERTPFLSPSHPDFKEEKERLLPAGSPSPGPERPRDGGAERQAGAKKKTRTVFSRSQVYQLESTFDMKRYLSSSERACLASSLQLTETQVKTWFQNRRNKWKRQLSAELEAANMAHASAQTLVGMPLVFRDSSLLRVPVPRSLAFPAPLYYPGSNLSALPLYNLYNKLDY from the exons ATGGGCAGCAAGGAAGATGCAGGCAAGGGGTGTCCGGCGGCCGGCGGCGTCTCCAGCTTCACCATTCAGTCCATCCTGGGCGGGGGCCCCTCGGAGGTGCCACGAGAGCCCGCGGGCTGGCCGGCCAGGAAGCGCAGCCTGTCCGTGTCCTCGGAGGAGGAGGAGCCGGACGACGGCTGGAAGGCACCTGCCTGCTTCTGCCCAGACCCGCACGGCCCCAAGGAGCCGGGCCCCAAGCATCACCCCCCCATCCCCTTTCCTTGCCTGG GTACCCCCAAGGGCAGCGGAGGCGCGGGGCCGGCGAGCTCGGAGCGCACGCCTTTCCTCTCCCCGTCACACCCGgactttaaggaagaaaaagagcgGCTGCTGCCCGCGGGCTCGCCGTCGCCGGGGCCCGAGCGGCCGCGGGACGGCGGCGCCGAGCGGCAGGCGGGCGCCAAGAAGAAGACGCGCACGGTCTTCTCGCGCAGCCAGGTGTACCAGCTCGAGTCCACCTTCGACATGAAGCGCTACCTGAGCAGCTCGGAGCGCGCCTGCCTCGCCTCCAGCCTGCAGCTCACCGAGACCCAGGTCAAGACTTGGTTCCAGAACCGCCGCAACAAGTGGAAGCGGCAGCTCTCGGCCGAGCTGGAGGCGGCCAACATGGCGCACGCGTCGGCGCAGACTCTGGTGGGAATGCCGCTGGTGTTCCGGGACAGCTCGCTGCTGCGCGTGCCGGTGCCGCGCTCGCTCGCCTTCCCCGCGCCGCTCTACTACCCCGGCAGCAACCTCTCGGCCTTACCTCTCTACAACCTCTACAACAAGCTCGACTACTGA